The following are from one region of the Actinoplanes sp. L3-i22 genome:
- a CDS encoding MFS transporter gives MTEPPPLRKNTKFQLLWIGSATSEFGSQLTRLAMPLLVLAVTGSPLSAGLVAGARTAATVLAQMPAGVWVDRWDRRRTLVTGQLVQAGAAAALAALVAAGHPLLWMFLLLAVVDGVCTAFIGPARSIAVRGVVPPEQLRAAYAQEEARTHAAWLAGPPAGGLLFGLGHAVPFVVDAVTVLVSAVCTVAARVPRRPAIAAVPAGDPAPVRPSMGRELGAAFRWFWQQRGLRDVSGAVMMLNLLGGAAILPLIVLVGERGGNSVVTGAVLAASGIGGLVGALISNRTGALLPPGKLLLAIVTIFGGAVALETLPFGKWWPMIPFVCISLSTPAINVVMNAVVTRLVPEEMLGRMDAVLTVVGRSLAPLGPILGGFLAATLGGAGALLCIGGGLLLTAAVAASSRSLRGFTGERAEVVL, from the coding sequence ATGACCGAACCGCCGCCGTTGCGGAAGAACACCAAGTTCCAACTCCTCTGGATCGGCAGCGCCACCTCCGAGTTCGGTTCGCAGCTGACCCGGCTCGCGATGCCGCTGCTGGTGCTGGCCGTCACCGGCTCCCCGCTGTCGGCTGGCCTGGTGGCCGGCGCGCGCACCGCCGCGACGGTGCTGGCGCAGATGCCCGCCGGGGTGTGGGTCGACCGCTGGGATCGGCGGCGCACCCTGGTCACCGGCCAGCTGGTGCAGGCCGGCGCCGCCGCGGCGCTGGCCGCGCTGGTCGCCGCCGGGCACCCGCTGCTGTGGATGTTCCTGCTGCTCGCGGTCGTCGACGGGGTGTGCACGGCGTTCATCGGGCCGGCCCGGTCGATCGCGGTCCGGGGTGTGGTGCCGCCGGAGCAGCTGCGCGCGGCGTACGCGCAGGAGGAGGCGCGCACGCATGCCGCCTGGCTCGCCGGGCCGCCGGCCGGGGGCCTGCTGTTCGGGCTCGGCCACGCCGTCCCGTTCGTCGTGGACGCGGTGACGGTCCTGGTCTCCGCGGTGTGCACGGTGGCCGCCCGGGTGCCGCGCCGCCCGGCGATCGCCGCCGTACCGGCCGGCGACCCGGCGCCGGTCCGGCCGAGCATGGGCCGTGAGCTCGGCGCGGCCTTCCGCTGGTTCTGGCAGCAGCGCGGCCTGCGCGACGTGTCCGGCGCGGTGATGATGCTGAATCTGCTGGGCGGCGCGGCCATCCTGCCGCTGATCGTGCTGGTCGGTGAGCGCGGCGGCAACAGTGTGGTCACCGGCGCCGTGCTGGCCGCCTCCGGGATCGGCGGACTGGTCGGGGCGCTGATCTCGAACCGGACCGGGGCGCTGCTGCCGCCGGGCAAACTGCTGCTGGCCATCGTGACCATCTTCGGCGGCGCGGTGGCGCTGGAGACGTTGCCGTTCGGCAAGTGGTGGCCGATGATCCCGTTCGTCTGCATCTCGCTGTCGACGCCGGCGATCAACGTGGTGATGAACGCGGTGGTCACCCGGCTGGTGCCGGAGGAGATGCTGGGCCGGATGGACGCGGTGCTGACCGTGGTGGGGCGGTCGCTGGCGCCGCTGGGCCCGATCCTGGGCGGCTTCCTGGCGGCGACGCTGGGCGGGGCGGGCGCTCTGCTGTGCATCGGGGGCGGGTTGCTGCTGACCGCGGCGGTGGCGGCGAGCAGCCGGAGCCTGCGCGGCTTCACCGGCGAGCGGGCGGAGGTCGTGCTCTGA
- a CDS encoding DoxX family protein — protein MFAAYVTLTVVAAFLAGSAAVTYLIGHDYPKAQVRMKRLPMWWMPMLGSVLAAGAIGLLAGFAVPILGVLAAAGLVLYFVGALIAHLRVGSRDLVGWAVFVTTMTATLVVTLIHRW, from the coding sequence ATGTTCGCTGCCTATGTCACGCTCACCGTCGTCGCCGCGTTCCTCGCCGGGAGCGCGGCGGTCACCTACCTGATCGGCCACGACTATCCGAAGGCCCAGGTCCGGATGAAGCGGCTGCCGATGTGGTGGATGCCGATGCTGGGCTCGGTGCTGGCCGCCGGCGCGATCGGGCTGCTCGCCGGCTTCGCCGTGCCGATCCTGGGAGTCCTGGCGGCGGCCGGCCTGGTCCTGTACTTCGTCGGCGCGCTGATCGCGCACCTGCGGGTGGGGTCACGCGATCTGGTCGGCTGGGCGGTCTTCGTCACCACCATGACCGCCACCCTGGTGGTCACCCTGATCCATCGCTGGTGA